Proteins encoded by one window of Melanotaenia boesemani isolate fMelBoe1 chromosome 10, fMelBoe1.pri, whole genome shotgun sequence:
- the sinhcaf gene encoding SIN3-HDAC complex-associated factor, with protein sequence MFGFHKPKMYRSLDGCCICRAKSSSSRFTDSKRYEKDFRSCFGLSETRSGEICNACVLLVKRWKKLPVGTKKNWNHVVDARGGPSLKITSRPKKIKSISKKARPHQINRLQKELKRNNSDAHSTTSSASPAQSPSYSNLSDDGSDTELSPGSSRSPVFSFLDLTYWKRQKVCCGIIYKGRFGEVLIDPHLFKPCCRKKQRQQQQQQQREEEEEEEEEEEDEEEEVEVEEGQVGVEKPQMEGEVKETPMCEENAEPAKLCVTVTTPPARSGEVGGESW encoded by the exons ATGTTCGGCTTCCACAAGCCCAAAATGTACAGGAGTTTGGACGGCTGCTGCATCTGCCGCGCGAAGTCGTCCAGCTCCCGTTTCACGGACAGCAAGCGCTATGAGAAGGACTTCAGGAGCTGTTTTGG ATTGAGCGAAACACGATCAGGAGAAATCTGTAATGCATGTGTGCTTCTCGTGAAACGGTGGAAAAAACTTCCTGTGGGAACCAAGAAAAACTGGAACCAC GTGGTTGATGCCAGAGGAGGTCCCAGCCTAAAGATCACCTCCAGACCCAAGAAAATAAAGTCCATTTCCAAGAAAGCAAGGCCACACCAGATCAACCGtctgcagaaagagctgaaacgaAACA ATTCAGACGCCCACAGCACAACCTCCAGTGCCTCCCCTGCTCAGTCTCCCAGCTACAGCAATCTCTCAGACGATGGTTCTGACACCGAGCTGAGCCCAGGTTCCAGCAGGTCTCCTGTTTTTTCGTTTTTGGACCTGACTTATTGGAAGAG GCAAAAGGTCTGCTGTGGAATAATCTACAAGGGGCGCTTTGGGGAGGTGCTCATCGACCCCCATTTGTTCAAACCGTGCTGCCGCAAAAAACAGCGgcagcaacaacagcagcagcaaagagaggaggaagaagaggaggaggaggaggaggaagatgaggaagaagaagtGGAGGTAGAGGAAGGCCAAGTGGGGGTGGAAAAACCCCAGATGGAGGGGGAAGTGAAGGAGACGCCTATGTGTGAGGAAAATGCAGAACCTGCTAAGCTATGCGTCACCGTGACAACACCCCCAGCCAGAAGTGGAGAGGTGGGAGGGGAAAGCTGGTGA